A DNA window from Molothrus ater isolate BHLD 08-10-18 breed brown headed cowbird chromosome 2, BPBGC_Mater_1.1, whole genome shotgun sequence contains the following coding sequences:
- the LIPI gene encoding lipase member I yields the protein MLKLCFFLCLIYWVRSDEEEKCPEFTDLNLGDALSGTELHVQLLLFTRENRDCAERLIEHNVSASEYLNTNKKIVFVIHGFRPTGSPPAWLGDMKKLLLSSEDINLIIVDWNRGATTVNYITAVENCRKVAEILKNYIDQMLVGGASLDSLYMIGVSLGAHVAGFVGQKYKGKLGRITGLDPAGPSFTGEPPEHRLDPTDAQFVDVIHSDIDALGFKKPLGTIDFYPNGGMDQPGCPKTFFSGLQYFKCDHQRSVFLFLSSLKNKCDIIAYPCDSYLDYKRGKCVDCDAFQPMSCPVVGYHADRWKKLLIPYSSPTKAYFDTSDKDPFCMYNYLLDITTWNKSMRRGFIRVKIIDNAGNAVEAQMNSEASTFQQYKRVKILTGFYQDIEKIAKISLTFSTKTLIGPKRKLRILQMKLKSLNKPKRLQLCRYDFVLMENTEMTFKPIPCSERGT from the exons ATGCTGAAATTGTGTTTCTTCCTCTGTTTGATATACTGGGTGAGATCAG atgaggaagaaaaatgtccCGAATTTACAGACCTTAACCTAGGTGATGCTTTGTCTGGAACAGAACTCCATGTTCAGCTACTCCTGTTCACAAGGGAAAATCGAGATTGTGCTGAGAGACTCATTGAACACAATGTTTCTGCATCTGAGTACCTGAATACAAACAAGAAAATTGTCTTTGTTATTCATGGCTTCAGGCCAACAGGATCTCCTCCAGCATGGCTGGGTGACATGAAGAAGCTTTTACTCTCTTCAGAGGATATTAATCTCATTATAGTTGATTGGAATCGCGGTGCTACCACTGTGAATTACATAACTGCTGtggaaaactgcagaaaagttGCAGAAATACTGAAGAATTATATTGACCAGATGCTG GTGGGTGGAGCTTCTCTTGACTCCCTGTACATGATTGGAGTCAGTCTTGGTGCTCATGTAGCTGGTTTTGTGGGCCAGAAGTATAAAGGCAAACTTGGCAGAATTACAG GTCTGGATCCAGCAGGCCCTTCATTCACTGGAGAACCACCCGAGCACAGACTGGACCCTACTGATGCACAGTTTGTGGATGTAATCCATTCAGATATTGATG CACTAGGTTTCAAGAAGCCTTTAGGAACCATTGATTTCTATCCAAATGGAGGAATGGATCAGCCTGGTTGtccaaaaacatttttcagtg gacttcagtattttaaatgtgACCATCAGAGATCTGTCTTCCTCTTCTTGTCATCTTTGAAAAACAAGTGTGACATAATAGCATATCCTTGTGACTCTTACTTGGATTacaagagaggaaaatgtgTTGATTGTGATGCTTTCCAGCCCATGTCCTGCCCAGTAGTGG GTTATCATGCTGATAGATGGAAAAAGCTGTTGATACCATATAGTTCACCAACAAAAGCTTACTTTGATACCTCTGACAAAGACCCATTTTGCA TGTATAACTACTTATTGGACATTACCACCTGGAATAAAAGCATGAGGAGAGGTTTCATTAGAGTTAAAATAATAGATAATGCTGGAAACGCAGTAGAGGCGCAAATGAATAG tgaagcTTCAACATTTCAGCAATATAAAAGAGTCAAAATACTGACTGGATTTTACCAAGACATtgagaaaattgcaaaaatttCCTTGACTTTTTCTACAAAGACTTTAATAGGCCCAAAAAGAAAGCTTAGGATTCTTCAGATGAAGTTGAAATCTCTCAATAAGCCAAAAAG GCTACAGCTGTGCAGATATGATTTTGTACTGATGGAGAATACTGAAATGACCTTCAAACCTATCCCTTGCTCTGAGAGGGGTACATGA